One Nostoc punctiforme PCC 73102 DNA window includes the following coding sequences:
- a CDS encoding type II toxin-antitoxin system RelE/ParE family toxin, which yields MTYQVLLQPTAFQDIENIYRWTYDNLDAETANQWYYDLQDEIASLQLFPKRCPIAPEAQAIGREIRQLLVGKRRQYRVLFVVEENVVAIIHIRHSRQAPIEPDAE from the coding sequence ATGACTTATCAGGTTTTACTTCAGCCAACTGCGTTTCAAGACATAGAAAACATTTACCGTTGGACGTATGACAACCTAGATGCTGAAACTGCTAATCAATGGTATTACGACCTGCAAGATGAGATTGCCTCCCTACAATTGTTTCCCAAACGATGCCCAATAGCACCCGAAGCACAAGCGATTGGGCGAGAAATTCGTCAACTCCTCGTCGGTAAACGTAGACAATATCGAGTATTGTTTGTGGTTGAGGAGAATGTTGTAGCTATTATTCATATCCGCCACAGTCGTCAAGCACCTATTGAACCTGATGCAGAGTAG